One Spiroplasma endosymbiont of Cantharis nigra DNA segment encodes these proteins:
- the coaE gene encoding dephospho-CoA kinase (Dephospho-CoA kinase (CoaE) performs the final step in coenzyme A biosynthesis.) yields the protein MKIIGVSGFIGTGKTTLLDHLSKNPKIKVIQADKVSKDILYDKKILDFIRKFMPEIMNENKIERSILRKFLFNNHKLNEKFTKIAWPLISNEIKKIIEIEKGAELIFIEAAVISGIKLKFDKKILLTMDNEKRLEIVKQRDNRELEEIESITKFQMKKLKNTKFDYVLNNNKNKKEFLKEIDNLIELIKRDSSCNL from the coding sequence TTGAAAATAATAGGAGTTAGTGGTTTTATTGGAACTGGTAAAACAACTTTGTTAGATCATTTAAGCAAAAACCCTAAAATAAAAGTAATTCAAGCTGATAAAGTTTCTAAAGATATTCTTTATGATAAGAAAATATTAGATTTTATTAGAAAATTTATGCCAGAAATTATGAATGAAAATAAAATTGAAAGATCAATTTTGAGAAAGTTTTTATTTAACAATCATAAACTTAATGAAAAATTTACTAAAATTGCTTGACCATTAATTTCAAATGAAATTAAAAAAATTATTGAAATTGAAAAAGGTGCAGAATTAATTTTTATTGAAGCTGCAGTTATAAGCGGAATTAAACTAAAGTTTGATAAGAAAATATTATTAACAATGGATAATGAAAAAAGATTAGAAATTGTCAAACAAAGAGATAATAGGGAACTAGAGGAAATAGAGTCCATTACAAAATTTCAAATGAAAAAACTTAAAAATACTAAATTTGATTATGTTTTAAATAATAATAAAAATAAAAAGGAATTTTTAAAAGAGATTGATAATTTAATTGAACTAATAAAAAGGGATAGTTCTTGTAATTTATAA
- a CDS encoding SprT-like domain-containing protein, whose translation MKYRIDDLILELHSIHNQLNKFLFSNTLSQIKINIETSKRKSRLTLGHFDTAKDWSDELNQITIWTLALNGDYLNIIGVLVHEMVHQYNFERNIKDVENNQRHNKHFKKTCEEVAMLTVAKNSRRGFSSTSPTLDLINYIENQLDFNKDLFKSLMHKDAINYQPKGYNKSNKYLCKGCDTIINNSREATLNIKCMDCNIMFEIL comes from the coding sequence ATGAAATATCGAATTGATGATTTAATTTTAGAACTACATTCAATACATAATCAATTAAATAAATTCTTATTTTCTAATACCCTTTCACAAATTAAAATAAATATTGAAACTAGTAAGCGAAAAAGTAGGTTAACATTAGGCCATTTTGATACAGCAAAAGATTGATCAGATGAGTTAAATCAGATAACTATATGAACTTTAGCTTTAAATGGAGATTATTTAAACATAATAGGGGTACTTGTTCATGAAATGGTACACCAATACAATTTTGAAAGAAATATTAAAGATGTTGAAAACAATCAAAGACATAATAAACATTTTAAAAAAACTTGTGAAGAGGTTGCTATGTTAACTGTTGCTAAAAACTCTAGACGTGGTTTCTCATCCACTTCCCCTACACTAGATCTTATAAATTATATTGAAAATCAGTTAGATTTTAATAAAGACCTATTTAAGTCTCTAATGCACAAAGATGCTATTAATTATCAACCAAAGGGTTATAATAAGAGTAATAAGTATCTTTGTAAAGGCTGTGATACTATTATAAACAATTCAAGAGAAGCAACGTTAAATATTAAGTGTATGGACTGCAATATAATGTTTGAAATATTATAA